AagtcataggcccatatgcaatttactttttcacctgagttttctcctaggtgataattttaaacttgtcaagaaaatactcaaaataattttgacagtactttttcaccaactttttggtacttttttagttgaaaattgcggaaaagttattttaaatcgcagatgaaaaattatctcctaggagcaaactcaggtgaaaagttgAAATGCATATGGACCCATAGAGAGCGTTTCAGAGGACCTCTTAATATCATCATAATGGACTGACGACCATTCCCATTCCGGGGCAAAAGGGAATAAggccaaataaaaatgaattgcatatccaGCAGGTTCACATTCAGGGCAAGTGTGCTCCACTCCTGGGAAGATTGGCAACTGTGCAATGTTTTCCACTTGtgaataaaaaatattgtgttcTGCTTATTGTATACAGAGTTAGAGCCTCTTATGGTttgagagttaaaaaaaaagtagagaAAAAAAGACAATGGCCCATgtgctgtttactttttctcctgagtttcctcttaaaggggaactgaaaagagaggtatatggaggcggtcatgtttatttccttttaatcaataccagttgcctggcagccctgctggtctatttctctgcagtagtatctgattaaaaccagaaacaagcatgcagctagtcttgtcagatcagacttacaaGTCTGAACcattgaaacacctgatctgctgcatgcttgttcaggggctatggctaatagtattagaggcagaggatcagcagggctgccaggtgactggtattgtctaaaaggaaataaacatgacagcctccatatacctctctcttcagttcccctttaagcgatatttttacacattcttataaatgccttttaacccacatccataattttgatagcatcttttcatttactttttggtaaccTTTAAATTGCAaaaagctgaaaagttattctaaaaagaagtttaaaatgtatcccctaggagaagtctcaggagaaaaagataacTGCATATGGGGCCAATGGCCCTTATTAAattcatttgcagagtgctgaaaagttcttttaaagagaagatgaaaaaaaaatgatctccaaggCGAAAAATTTGGAGAaacagttaattgaataagggccaatgtgaTTTTAGCACTCACCAGATTATTTTATCAACAATAGGACACTTTGGAatgcaacagagtaaccaagcagctcagggtgacccaaactactaggaatgtataggaggataaaaagaACCAAAGAGACCTCctattaaaaaaagcaaagcttggtgtaatttgcgttcttaaaacagaaggaaatttgcaataattcagttataagtgaacatttgtggttacccacaatgcaccgctactaaatatgcaaattatcccttttcacccttgttaagcaaagcaagcatccagaaccactggtgtatagcaagcctatagctttaagttttacacaaccatatcaaacccacatgtgacagcctgtttcggacttttggtcctcatcagtacatgacagGGATTGCTAGATATGGATTTCAGATAATCTAGTAGCTAACAATGGAAATCACCAAAAGTTGATAACGCATAAATCCACATTGagaaaatttgtaaaaaaaatggtaccaatggtctagcaccatacaaaataaatgggatacagttgggaacatcaaacttggagaaggacttaggagtactcatcgacaacaagttaaataatcgtactcaatgtcaagccgctgcagctaaagcgaacaaaattttgggatgcattaaaagggaaataaaaactcgagatgctagcataatattgcccctgtttaactctctagtaaggccacatctggaatatggaattcagttctgggcaccacattacaaaaaagatattgcagttttagagcaggtgcagagacgagctacaaaattgatacgtgggatggaaggtctcgcttaccaagaaaggttagataaactgggtttatttagtctagagaaaagacgccttagaggagatctaattaacatgtataaatacatcagagggcaatataatagcttggcggatgagctttttgtccctaggccttctcaaaggactagaggacatgatctgtgcatggaggaaaaacgttttagccatttatttaggaaagggttctttacagtaagagtgattaagatgcggaatgcattgccacaggaagtcgttatggcaaactctatacctgcatctaAAGGGggttagatgcttttcttgcgttgaaagacatccatggctacaattactaggtaatgcctaatgatgttgatccagggattttatctgattgctatctggagtcaggaaggaatttttcccttttggggctaattggaccatgccttgtaagggttttttttgccttcctctggatcaacaggggtatgtgggggacgggctggagttgtactttgtactggttgaactcgatggacgtatgtcttttttcaaccaaaataactatgtaactatgtaactatgaataaaaaactttacaaaaaaaaatatataaaggaaTATGTGAATTTTCCTAAAAATCTTACCAAGCAAATAAGGGCCTTTCTAAGCACTGTATATTCACAAAATCATATCATAAAGATTTAAATAAGTTTAGCTAAAAGTTCAGAAAATAAgatacaatcacacataccacatGTACATTTGTGTCATTATTCCATATACAGACCACAATAGGTAATATGCAGCTACGCAGTTTGCACTTAACATAAATGTTCAGGTCTGACACACACTCATTTTCTCAAAGGCTTCTAACCCTAAAATAACGCCAATCCTCTATATTATGGTCAGCAGGTCATCATTTAATAATAGATGAAAAGGATGGAGGGACATGACACATTGCTGCATGTAAATAAAGTTAAAATCATCAGCAGAGAGGAATGGCAATGCATCTGAACCCCTTCCCCCATTATAATGGCTAGGTGCTAGGGTTCCTTCCAACAGAATGACCTCATTGTGGTGGAAGGGTCTAGTACGAAATCCTTTGCTTTTAAAGTTGTGTCTTTAAGAAGCTTTGCAGCTATTTTATTGGGTGCTTCTGTAGCTCAAAtttcccctcatagctgcaattaaCATGAGCGCCTATAGGGGCACCCAAACTTCCACTGAACctgttattttacatttattacattgttcttgcagtaaaggtgacatagATATTGGCAGATTTGCACCTAGGAggaggggtgtttagggttaggcatgggtgggacattggttaaggttaggcatgcatgtggggtcagttagggttaggcatcgatggTTAGCATTAGGCATTGGTAGTGAGTGGGAGGGGTCATTTGTAAATTGGGTTAGCTTGAGCAGTAAAATATAccgatagtttactatcagtaagtATTACTACTGCATAATAGtcaaatatcggtaattttactgatattctactaccagctatatgtatatataaaacaAATTGTCCCGGTGCCGCTTTTGCATGTAGGCTCCAATAGACCTCTTATGGTGAGCATCTACAACGGGCTTAGGGGTATCCCTCTCAAATGAGGTTCTATTTTAATTGCTCCAAAACTAGAACATTTTTTCCCTGCAGGGGGAATTCAAGTGTTTATTAGATAAGAAAGAAACTGTAATTCCAATAGTATTACAAAAGCTGTATAAAAGATCAGTTTGTAACATTTACAGtaactttaaaaggaacctgatgtgagaggaAAATGATGGCTGCTATTTTATCCTCTGAAAGATACCAGTTGCTGAActttcatgctgatcctctggcttcAGTAACtgagtcacacttggaacaagcgtGAAGTCTACAGTCATAatgcctgatctgcatacttgttctggccCAGTAAATTAGAAGCTATTAACTAATGATCAACACAATAGCTAAGCAACTGGTATCTTTAAAAGGATGGAAGCATCAACAGCCACTGTATTCTTCTCATATATGATTTCCTAAACTTAAGGAATTTAATGATCAAAGACCATAATCATTTCTCTACCAGGAAATGCCTCAGTGGATTAACGCATTTACGGATCAGCTGTTACAGTCCTATAATCGAGTTGCCTTCATACTGCAAGAGGACAGAAGAAGACAATGAGTGACATAAACAAGACCGAGGTGACCACATTTGTGCTATCTGGACTTACCGAAGATGAACATCTTGTCCCGTTCCTCTTTGCCTTCTTTCTGCTTGTCTATCTTGGATGTGTTGTGTTCAACATTGGTATGGTCTTTGTAGTTCTTACAGCCCCCACCCTCCAGACCCCAATGTACCGCTTTCTGGGCTACCTTTCTATGGTCGACATTGTCTATTCCTCAGCTATTACTCCTAAGATGTTGGCCGACTTCACAAGCAAACTGAAGTTAATCTCATTTACAGGCTGTGCGATCCAGTTCTTTTTCTTCGATGCTTTGGGTGTCACTGAAGTCCTTTTACTCTCCATCATGGCATATGATCGATATGCTGCCATCTGCCACCCACTACTTTATGTTTCACTGATGACCTATAAAAAATGCTCAGGTTTGGTTATCTTTGCTTTCTCTATTGGTTTCTTGCAGTCTGTAGTACAAACCTCCTGTATCTTCAGTCTTGACTTCTGTGGACCAAATTACATAGACTCATTTTACTGTGATGTACCTCCACTGCTCAAGCTGGCCTGCTCAAACAGTCTGTTGTGTCATTTTATAACGTTTTTCTTTGTAGGTTCCTGTGCTGGGGGCTCATTGACCACAATCTTGGTATCATATACTCTTATTGTCACTTCCATTCTACAGATAAAGTCTTCTGAGGGCAGAAAGAAGGCTTTCAGTACCTGCTCCTCTCATCTCCTGTGTGTCTCTATATTTTATGGGACTGTTTTCTTCATATACTTGCGACCTCCTGCCAAAGTCCTTGAGAAGCAGGACAAGGCCGCTTCTCTGTTTTACACAGTTATAATaccgatgctgaaccctcttattTACAGCTTGAGGAACCAGGAAGTAAAGAGGGTGATTAGGGGAGCACTTCGGAAATGTCTCTAATGGAGACAGATGAGTGTCATTATGCCAGTTATTGGTTTAAACAGTTTCTCGTGTTAGTTAGTCTTCTAGATAGTAGAACTGGCAAGGTCTTGAAGTAGAACAAAAGCTGCTAAGTTTTAAACACTTTGGTGCCCCAGGCAAGGCACCATTTGCCTTCCCCAAGCTTGTAAGCAGAAAGACTGTAGCTTACATGAATTAACTTTGCAAGCACCAAAAACAAACTGATAGGTTatacacaaaaaatgatgttgttCCCTCAAAATGAATCTTTAAAGGATAAACAGATTACTATCAAGCCAGACAAACAAATATACCACCAGACAAAACTCATGCAACCCACATACGATAACAATACATTTCCAGGATTGATGTGAGGGCATTGTAGCCACTTTGTCAAATGTTATACTATTTAGTATAAACATAGGTCTTTACAGGTTGAGATTTTGGCCTGGAAGTCCAGGAGAGTTGCAATAATTAAATCCCTAAATCAGTTTACAGtttaacaaaagtttgctttcttaaaacagaaagaatttgcgataattcaggttggagtgagcttgagatatctcccagggcttcactgctgaatatatactgatcggaggccattcagaggcggcctggtgatgcgctgatcccactttttgcgcaattttcaattttacttggtagcgcgccaaggctatgcatatgcataggtaggatttagttcgtgttaggtcccctcccatggaggattgacttcttcgcagtgggagggacgagtacttaacaagttgcatgcaagctgttacaggaaaccaacatcctccagtggtagacaagtcatgtgtatgctcagtagggatgctcaaattcggcttcgggagatatccagatttttgctatccagatatctcccagtagcgctgtgcgggctgggcgggggggtcaagcttacctctctgacgtcttcttcggtcgtccctcggcgcctcccatgatgcgctccatgcgcgtcacatgattacaaacacttcctccttcaacccggaaggaggaagtgtttgtaatcaggtgaccgccgcttggagcgcatcgtgggaggcgccgagggacgaccgaagaagacgtcagagaggtaagcttgacccccccgcccagcccgcacagcattactgggagatatccggatagcaaaaatccggatatctcccgaagccgaatttgagcatccctgatgctcagtgtgtattttatcccataagtggggcttgcactcttttgtaggtaggcactcatctgtttttaagtagcgctgttcatttccttgctatgtactatgttaagaagaacagtgggaacaagaggacatttttttttcaaaaagaaaatcaattttaaagtttcaaaggaagtttcaaaggaaaaaagtatacatgtgtaAATGCAGTAAATTTATTAGAATGGAATATAATTCAGTATTTCTtcgttgctctaaaatattatttatggcatataatatactaacacaatgtttttttcccagtaaaacagcatttaaagggttacatcacaggactgcatttttctcctgcaggggcagccgcattggaactggtgattagcttatcttctgtataaattctttacttgatacaattaagtaaacattctcctgctgtgcagaaacttatgttaatgagtcctggagtgaagcacaggtcagaaatcactgatggctgcatttaaaacagaattacaacagttatgaataaaatgcaccagcagctttcaaagtaaataaacttaaCTTTGggaattataatacttgtgcacaaaagcaaatatgataaatgtatgggttataaaaagtagaaaaacactttttttttagttttaaaccactttaactCTAATTTAcctcatttaaatgtatactattttcctttgaaactttaaaatccattttctcaaaaactataaggtcttttagattttttcctcttgttcccactagtctacttaaagaggaactccagcctaaacaaacatactgtcattaagttacattagtaatgttaattaaaatagataggtaatataatctcttacccacactgttttaaaagaacaggcaaatgtttgatttcatgatggcagacatctttttggttgaaaggaggtgacagggagtatgagacacagttccaactgtcctgtgtcctgggcacctctcccagttgccaggcaacgtgaataacaacataggaaatcccatcatgctctgcacagcatcagggaaaaaaagcccaggctttttttctttgatgggtggagcttgggtaaaaattcagctaaaaatgatgctttgctaagaaaatcaaagttctgatgctgagaaactgttaaagaaacaccaagcctttttagttctgctgagtaggtttttagtacggaggttcactttaacatatcatgcaaatttggtgtttatatcatgtaaaagggctttgctattaaccgctaaagatgGCAGGTTTTCAGGGagtaatcacggccgtgatcacggctaaatctgtgatcaggagccagatttggaccacgatcacgggtgcattcggaactgaataCGTGATCAAGAGGTGATCACGAATTCAGAATCTGACCTCGTAATCAGGAAAAACAGGTTCGTGATCACAGGTAACCCGTGATCACAAGGCCGTGGAGAGCAACACtgcttttcaattaaaaaagtactaaaaaaaagtagaccaaaaagtactgtcaaatttattttaagtattttcttgcttgctggtggtttaaaaagcattttattgacaattgtgaaaatattaccttagagaaaaagttaattgcatatgggcaatggAGTTCTTTTCAACATCTCTCCAAATACCCTTCCAGGCTGGAGGTGATATCTCTCTCACCGTAGTATGTTTCCATCTCATTAGGTACTGGTAGTTATGTTTATGGTCTTGTTCTTCTGCTGGGCTAGCCAGTATCTGATAAATATCTGAGATTAGACCCTTACTACCTGATCGCTCAAAAGCAGGCTTATCACCCgaatgacagtctgtacacacgcccgatttggcgtgcggacgactgaacgaagggacgttcaaacgacccgtcgttcgcaaaaatccgccgtgtgtatgggccttaaaggtagccatatatcaGGTGATGATGGGCCGATTCAACCAAGAGATAAATCTCTCTCtgttcaaatctgattagagagagatctgttggcactgcaggccgattcctgattgatttcagcatgaaatctcttgggaatttgTCAGAGTCCGCCGCATCCTCCGCCTTGCCAGTGTTTCCCtgctgtataaatgtacatgtatgtgtgtatttatacattatttgtCCTGTGTTGCGGTGCCCATCTGTTATCcgaatccgccgctcttccattagccctGTACATGCCGCTAGCTGGACGCATGTGTAACGTTACACATGCGCCGCATGCTATGCCCTGGCAGCGCGTATGTAGCTAATGGAAGAGTGGTGGATTCAGAAGACGGATGGGCattgtgacacaggacaggtaatttaCTAATGCATGCATTgatgcacacacatgtacatttatacactgggagaACAGCGTCGGGGTTTCATTGCATTCGTCGCTTGTCTCAATATCGCTCGCCACAAATCCGACCATGACaaacccgacatcttgcagcatgtcccaaaattggtcacatcatgAACCAGGTATGCACTTaacgggaccaattttcatccaattcgataataattcGCTAGACATATGGGTATGTTTAGATAGTAAATTATATTGTTCCTGTATAGTTTTGAAGGCTGTGTTTCCATCTACTATATGTCCCATTTGAAAGAGGTTTTTCTCTATCCAAGGTTCTACCATACCTCTCTCCACGCTGCTAGGGATGGATGGGTTCAATAAAAAAGGTGTCATCATGGAAGCGACTGATATTAGACCATATTATGCTTGATATCTATTCCATATATTTCTTGAAAACCTCATAGTGTACAATAAATCCCAATCCCTAAAATCTATTACCTTTTCCCATATTCAATTACCTAGATGCACTGGTATTAGCCATAGATTTTCTATCTCTGTCCATCTATTGTGGGCCAGCAGAGTAGACCTAAATCacaaattctaaaataaaataaaaaataatgcatCTGAACTAATTGGCTTGTTTATAATTCACATTAGTAATTTATGTGTAATTTCCAGCAATCATGTGTCCTCTCTGGAGCTGGTGGTGAGGATTCCCCCGAGTATTCTGTGCTAATATAGACACAGATCCTGGCAGAGACGAGGCCTGATGCTGCTGTGTGTGTCACTGGCTTTGTCACAGGTAAGAGGGACACATCTCCATCCTTATATCACCCCCCAACCTCCAGCGCATTAACCTAAATATTCAGAAAGGATACAGAGATGAGGAGCCCAATATTATTGTGTCTGAACAGTCTATGAAGAATCAGGAGATCCTCACAATATGAATTAAATTCAAAATAAaagtgtatattattattattattatttttatttagggtATTATTTCATTTTTTCCCTCCCTGCTATTATTTCTACTACTACATGGACAATCTTCTCTGCCAGACACAAATGTTGCCTTTTTTATGTTAAACCTTTAGAATGTtgaataaaaaaaacctttttt
This DNA window, taken from Hyperolius riggenbachi isolate aHypRig1 chromosome 3, aHypRig1.pri, whole genome shotgun sequence, encodes the following:
- the LOC137561822 gene encoding olfactory receptor 5A1-like, whose amino-acid sequence is MSDINKTEVTTFVLSGLTEDEHLVPFLFAFFLLVYLGCVVFNIGMVFVVLTAPTLQTPMYRFLGYLSMVDIVYSSAITPKMLADFTSKLKLISFTGCAIQFFFFDALGVTEVLLLSIMAYDRYAAICHPLLYVSLMTYKKCSGLVIFAFSIGFLQSVVQTSCIFSLDFCGPNYIDSFYCDVPPLLKLACSNSLLCHFITFFFVGSCAGGSLTTILVSYTLIVTSILQIKSSEGRKKAFSTCSSHLLCVSIFYGTVFFIYLRPPAKVLEKQDKAASLFYTVIIPMLNPLIYSLRNQEVKRVIRGALRKCL